The following are from one region of the Dethiosulfovibrio salsuginis genome:
- a CDS encoding type II toxin-antitoxin system TacA family antitoxin codes for MGAVATERLEARLTPRQDKLIRRAAEIVGTPVSRFLVEAAQEKADKVIRQNMILDLSIEAEQKILHSIENPPEPTEALKALFKKHERIPL; via the coding sequence ATGGGTGCTGTTGCAACTGAAAGGCTCGAGGCTAGACTGACTCCGAGACAGGATAAACTGATAAGACGTGCTGCCGAGATAGTTGGAACCCCTGTATCGAGGTTTCTCGTAGAAGCGGCACAGGAAAAGGCGGATAAAGTGATCCGTCAAAACATGATTTTAGATCTATCTATCGAGGCAGAGCAGAAAATACTCCACTCGATAGAAAACCCTCCGGAACCGACTGAAGCTTTAAAGGCACTTTTCAAAAAACATGAAAGAATCCCTCTGTAG
- a CDS encoding GNAT family N-acetyltransferase, with translation MKESLCRVVPFNKEIDRTVFSCGIEELDRYIKKQVSQDIKRNLTKCHMAVNSDNDLIGYYTLSAFSVPLRSLPEDRAKKYPYPLLPAVLLGRLAVDQSMQGKGLGGFLLQDGLLRILTLDIGVFAVFVEAKDETAKRFYGKYGFESIPQNDLHLFLPMDTVKSCLI, from the coding sequence ATGAAAGAATCCCTCTGTAGAGTCGTTCCCTTCAACAAGGAGATCGACAGAACCGTCTTTTCATGTGGCATAGAGGAACTGGACAGATACATCAAAAAACAGGTGTCTCAGGATATAAAACGAAACCTTACGAAATGCCATATGGCGGTAAACTCCGACAATGATCTTATCGGGTACTACACGCTAAGTGCCTTTAGCGTCCCGCTAAGATCCCTACCGGAGGATCGCGCAAAAAAATACCCCTACCCTCTATTGCCTGCTGTATTGCTTGGCCGTCTTGCGGTGGATCAATCGATGCAGGGCAAGGGACTCGGTGGTTTTTTGCTTCAAGATGGGTTGCTGAGGATCCTAACCCTGGACATAGGGGTTTTTGCTGTCTTCGTCGAAGCGAAGGACGAGACCGCAAAGCGTTTTTACGGTAAATACGGGTTTGAATCCATCCCACAAAACGATCTCCATCTTTTTCTTCCGATGGATACCGTTAAATCCTGCCTTATCTAA